Proteins encoded together in one uncultured Desulfosarcina sp. window:
- the mce gene encoding methylmalonyl-CoA epimerase: protein MKILKIDHLGIAVNSIEDGKDFWSGVLGLNFEGAETVAEQKVTTAFFPVGESEVELLESTAPDGPVAKYIEKRGQGIQHVAFRVENIEEALAELKEKGVKLIDQEPRIGAGGAKIAFLHPKATAGVLVELCQRD, encoded by the coding sequence ATGAAGATTTTGAAGATCGATCATCTGGGAATCGCGGTAAACAGCATCGAGGATGGCAAGGATTTCTGGTCCGGCGTACTGGGGCTGAATTTCGAAGGCGCCGAGACCGTTGCCGAACAGAAAGTCACCACGGCTTTTTTCCCGGTGGGTGAAAGCGAAGTCGAATTGCTGGAGTCAACGGCGCCGGACGGCCCCGTGGCCAAATATATCGAAAAACGGGGCCAGGGCATCCAGCATGTGGCCTTCAGAGTGGAAAACATCGAAGAGGCGCTGGCCGAATTGAAGGAAAAGGGCGTCAAGCTCATCGACCAGGAGCCCAGGATCGGTGCCGGCGGCGCCAAGATCGCCTTTCTGCACCCCAAAGCCACTGCCGGCGTTCTGGTAGAGCTGTGTCAGCGCGACTAA
- a CDS encoding MFS transporter: MIKNQSARFEIIRWSIFLILILTYIFVYFHRMAPAVVSNDLTAAFGTSGATLGTLAAIYFFVYAAMQIPSGVLSDTLGTRTAIIAGNLLAGIGSILFGLAETFAFACLGRFIVGVGVSVVFVSIMKNNSIWFSDRIFGFMSGLTLLIGNLGSIMAAAPLAALLTVCSWRVTFIGIGLVSIGLAVLGFFFVRNRPEDFGLSSLQEMEGKQPTTKRKQHWIKDLTAVVKTIHIWPGFWVQLGVTGGIYAFMGLWGVPYLQNTFDLSREQSALYMTDMLLAFALGSLFFGWFSDRLGRRKPVLLGGVLFYIAALLAIIFIPWTPGPVGFILFGMLGFFGSVFVVTFACAKETIDPNLAGMSVSIVNTGAFIGTTIIQPLFGWVLDLGWDGAMAGEVRMYSAADYHSALFVLLVFAVIGFLGALRVRETYCTNRVPEISPRQ, from the coding sequence ATGATCAAAAACCAATCGGCCAGGTTTGAGATTATCCGCTGGTCTATCTTCCTGATTCTTATTTTAACCTATATTTTTGTCTATTTTCACCGGATGGCGCCGGCTGTCGTCTCCAATGACCTGACGGCCGCCTTCGGGACCAGCGGCGCTACCTTGGGCACCCTGGCGGCCATTTATTTTTTTGTCTATGCTGCCATGCAGATTCCCTCTGGCGTTTTGTCCGACACCCTGGGAACCCGCACGGCCATCATCGCCGGCAACCTGCTCGCCGGAATAGGATCCATTCTATTCGGTTTGGCGGAGACCTTCGCCTTTGCCTGCCTGGGGCGTTTTATCGTCGGCGTCGGCGTGTCGGTGGTGTTTGTCAGCATCATGAAAAACAACTCCATCTGGTTCAGCGACCGTATATTCGGTTTTATGAGCGGCCTGACGTTGCTGATCGGCAACCTCGGCTCGATCATGGCGGCGGCGCCCCTGGCGGCCTTGCTGACGGTTTGTTCGTGGCGCGTTACGTTTATCGGCATCGGGTTGGTGTCCATCGGGCTGGCTGTCCTGGGATTTTTCTTTGTGCGGAATCGTCCCGAAGATTTTGGGCTGTCCTCATTGCAGGAGATGGAAGGCAAGCAGCCCACGACCAAGAGAAAGCAGCACTGGATCAAGGATTTGACCGCAGTGGTCAAAACCATCCATATCTGGCCCGGCTTCTGGGTGCAACTGGGCGTTACCGGGGGGATCTACGCCTTCATGGGGCTTTGGGGCGTTCCCTATTTGCAGAATACGTTCGACCTTTCCCGTGAGCAATCCGCCCTTTATATGACGGACATGCTGCTGGCCTTCGCGCTGGGCTCATTGTTTTTCGGTTGGTTTTCAGACCGGCTGGGCAGGAGAAAACCGGTTCTGCTCGGAGGCGTTCTGTTTTATATTGCAGCCTTGCTGGCAATCATTTTCATCCCCTGGACGCCGGGACCGGTCGGATTTATTCTCTTCGGCATGCTCGGATTTTTTGGCTCGGTGTTCGTTGTCACCTTTGCTTGCGCCAAGGAAACGATTGATCCCAATCTGGCCGGCATGTCCGTAAGCATCGTCAATACAGGGGCATTTATCGGGACAACGATAATCCAGCCGCTGTTCGGCTGGGTTCTGGATCTTGGGTGGGACGGGGCCATGGCCGGTGAGGTTCGGATGTATTCGGCGGCTGACTACCACAGTGCCCTTTTTGTTTTGCTGGTCTTTGCCGTCATCGGCTTTTTGGGGGCCTTGCGGGTAAGGGAAACCTATTGTACCAATCGTGTGCCGGAAATCAGCCCCCGGCAATAA
- a CDS encoding sigma 54-interacting transcriptional regulator, whose translation MLESKVKLYEKELINLRSTRYTMDSIVGTSDAITTVKQEALKAAANRFPVLITGESGTGKELFAQAIHHASPRKLYPLIRLNCAAIPAELLESELFGYEKGAFTGAHRDGKPGKFELAHRGSIFLDEIGELPLKMQPKLLRVLEEKEFERVGGTKIIRSDFRLIAATNRNLEDMISRGLFRRDLFYRLNVISLQIPSLRERKEDIPLLARHLLKQMIWDAAFAETHLDEDSVRMLVNYDWKGNVRELTNVLERAISSVEGDIIRPDDLPFYLHRSQKKKGRQTQIGTLKQAQAMAEKEAITMALRKTNYNKAQAAKILGIHRTLLYKKASKYGIELSPVQNVYPN comes from the coding sequence ATGCTGGAGTCGAAAGTAAAGTTATATGAAAAGGAACTCATCAATTTACGTTCGACCCGCTACACCATGGACAGCATCGTCGGCACCAGCGATGCAATCACGACCGTCAAACAAGAAGCACTCAAGGCCGCCGCCAACCGGTTCCCGGTGTTGATCACTGGGGAAAGTGGAACCGGCAAGGAGCTTTTCGCCCAGGCCATTCACCATGCCAGTCCCCGTAAGCTTTATCCACTGATTCGACTGAACTGCGCGGCCATTCCTGCAGAACTTCTGGAATCGGAACTCTTCGGCTATGAAAAAGGTGCCTTCACCGGTGCCCACCGCGACGGCAAGCCTGGCAAATTCGAACTGGCCCATCGTGGTTCCATATTTCTCGATGAAATTGGCGAACTGCCCCTGAAAATGCAGCCCAAACTGTTGCGGGTGTTGGAAGAAAAAGAGTTCGAACGGGTTGGCGGCACAAAGATAATCCGGTCGGATTTTCGTTTGATTGCAGCAACCAACCGGAATCTCGAGGATATGATTTCAAGAGGACTTTTCCGACGGGATCTTTTCTACCGACTCAATGTCATCTCACTCCAAATTCCGTCCCTTCGTGAGCGAAAGGAAGATATCCCTCTTTTGGCAAGACACCTCCTAAAGCAGATGATTTGGGATGCGGCTTTTGCTGAAACACACTTGGATGAAGATAGTGTAAGAATGCTCGTAAATTATGACTGGAAAGGCAATGTGCGGGAACTGACCAACGTTCTGGAACGAGCAATCTCCTCGGTGGAAGGAGATATCATCCGGCCGGATGACCTGCCTTTTTATTTGCATCGCAGCCAGAAAAAGAAAGGTCGGCAGACACAGATCGGCACCTTGAAGCAAGCCCAGGCGATGGCTGAAAAAGAAGCCATAACCATGGCGCTTCGAAAAACCAATTACAACAAAGCGCAAGCCGCAAAAATTTTAGGGATCCACCGCACACTGCTTTATAAAAAAGCGAGCAAATACGGGATTGAACTATCGCCCGTGCAAAATGTGTATCCCAATTGA
- a CDS encoding TRAP transporter small permease subunit codes for MTAEVQQTPNKFCDAIDKFILSIGHVVMWCNGILVLAIILQVVLRYGFGHGMVILEELQWHLYGIGVMFGASYAQVMDNHIRVDIIHARLSDKWKMRWDLFGIVFLMLPFIIIIFHQSLDFVYESWRVNECSDAPLGLPWRWAIKGVIPVSFGLLFVATVSRLVRIVVALRRMV; via the coding sequence ATGACGGCTGAAGTACAACAGACACCGAATAAATTTTGCGACGCAATCGACAAATTTATTCTATCGATCGGCCATGTGGTCATGTGGTGCAACGGAATCCTGGTTTTAGCCATTATATTACAGGTGGTTCTTCGCTACGGTTTCGGCCACGGCATGGTCATCCTGGAAGAACTGCAATGGCACCTGTATGGAATTGGGGTGATGTTCGGTGCATCATACGCACAGGTGATGGACAATCATATCCGGGTCGACATCATCCATGCCCGCCTCTCTGACAAATGGAAAATGAGGTGGGATCTGTTTGGCATCGTTTTTCTCATGCTTCCATTTATTATCATCATCTTCCATCAAAGTCTGGATTTTGTCTATGAATCATGGCGCGTCAACGAGTGTTCCGATGCGCCGCTCGGCCTGCCGTGGAGATGGGCCATCAAAGGCGTTATTCCGGTCAGTTTCGGATTGCTTTTTGTCGCCACCGTTTCCCGCCTGGTCCGAATTGTTGTCGCTCTGAGGAGGATGGTATAA
- a CDS encoding acetyl-CoA C-acetyltransferase, with amino-acid sequence MREAVIVSGVRTAIGAFGGGLKTVPVVEMGALVIGDVLKRLHLRSEIDANLKDAAPEKLQDRGPIELERQNAEWADDATPITIDEVIMGNVLQAGQGQNPARQAMIRAGINKETPAFTINKVCGSGLKAIALGAAQIMAGQADVIIAGGQENMSQVPMALPKARWGHRMEITGTGEVRDLMVFDGLYEIFYGYHMGLTAENIASLYAISRQEQDELGVLSHQRARKAIADGLFKDEIVPVTIRSRKGDIIFDTDERPMDTSLEKMSGLRPAFKKDGTVTAGNASGINDAAAAVLLMSAEKAKEMGLEPIVKIKGFAAGGLDPAYMGLGPVPAVKKVLRATGMSIGDIDMIELNEAFASQAIACMRELGIDTQFPNELGSGISLGHPIGCTGARQMVTGMYQMQRKNYSTGLFTMCIGGGMGMAMIVER; translated from the coding sequence ATGCGGGAAGCAGTAATTGTAAGCGGTGTAAGAACCGCCATCGGCGCTTTTGGGGGCGGACTCAAGACCGTACCGGTGGTTGAGATGGGCGCGCTGGTCATTGGCGATGTGCTCAAACGGCTTCATTTGCGGTCGGAAATCGACGCTAATCTCAAAGACGCCGCACCGGAAAAATTGCAGGACCGGGGACCGATCGAATTGGAGCGGCAAAACGCCGAATGGGCCGATGACGCGACACCGATCACCATCGACGAAGTGATCATGGGCAACGTTCTCCAGGCCGGCCAGGGGCAAAACCCGGCACGCCAGGCCATGATCCGCGCCGGCATCAACAAGGAGACCCCGGCTTTCACGATTAACAAGGTCTGCGGTTCAGGACTCAAGGCCATCGCCCTGGGGGCCGCCCAGATCATGGCCGGCCAGGCCGATGTCATTATTGCAGGCGGTCAGGAAAACATGAGCCAGGTGCCCATGGCCCTGCCCAAGGCCCGCTGGGGGCACCGCATGGAAATTACCGGAACCGGCGAGGTCCGCGATCTGATGGTTTTTGATGGTCTTTATGAAATTTTTTACGGGTATCACATGGGCCTGACCGCCGAGAACATCGCCTCGCTGTATGCCATCAGCCGTCAAGAACAGGATGAACTCGGTGTCCTCAGCCATCAGCGGGCCAGAAAGGCCATCGCGGACGGCCTTTTCAAGGATGAAATCGTTCCGGTAACCATCCGCTCGCGCAAGGGTGATATCATCTTCGATACGGATGAACGACCCATGGATACCAGCCTCGAAAAAATGAGCGGTCTGCGCCCGGCCTTTAAAAAGGATGGCACCGTAACCGCCGGCAACGCATCGGGCATTAACGATGCGGCGGCGGCCGTTTTGCTCATGAGCGCCGAAAAAGCGAAAGAGATGGGACTCGAACCCATCGTCAAAATCAAAGGCTTTGCCGCCGGAGGCTTAGACCCCGCCTACATGGGGCTGGGGCCGGTGCCGGCCGTAAAAAAAGTTTTGAGAGCCACCGGCATGTCCATCGGCGACATCGACATGATCGAGCTGAATGAGGCTTTTGCCTCCCAGGCCATCGCCTGCATGCGAGAACTTGGCATCGATACCCAGTTTCCCAATGAACTGGGAAGCGGCATCTCGTTGGGACACCCCATTGGTTGCACCGGGGCACGCCAGATGGTCACCGGCATGTATCAGATGCAGCGTAAAAATTATTCCACCGGCCTTTTCACCATGTGTATCGGCGGAGGCATGGGAATGGCTATGATCGTTGAACGCTGA
- a CDS encoding TRAP transporter substrate-binding protein gives MKKLTIPMIILFSFIFVIGAATDSALAGKEKPILLKVPSTYSAALPGLGTTTSWVAERLHIASNGSLKMKVYEPGKLIAPFEILDAVSSGKVNAGYSISGYWEGKMPGSSIFSTVPFGPEAGEFLAWMYHGNGRKLYQEMYDQGGYNVHVIPCGIIAPETGGWFKKEINSLEDIKGLKIRYYGLGGKVLQKLGASVSLIPGGEIFPALEKNAIEATEFSMPAIDTRLGFYKVAKYNYFPGWHQQATFFELLINKDTWNSMSESQQMLLEIICKAATCDAYAFTESLQAKVMVDNVENHGVENKYYSKELLDAFENAWEEVAEELSAESPFFKKSWEDLQAFRATYDLWENYAFLPRGLDK, from the coding sequence ATGAAAAAACTTACGATTCCAATGATCATCCTGTTCTCGTTTATCTTCGTTATCGGCGCCGCGACCGATTCAGCGCTCGCCGGGAAGGAAAAACCGATTCTGCTTAAGGTTCCCAGCACCTATTCGGCTGCTCTTCCCGGGCTTGGGACGACCACGTCCTGGGTTGCTGAAAGACTGCATATCGCCAGCAACGGAAGTCTCAAAATGAAGGTTTACGAGCCGGGCAAGTTGATTGCTCCTTTCGAGATCCTGGACGCCGTATCAAGTGGCAAAGTAAATGCCGGCTACAGTATTTCAGGCTACTGGGAAGGCAAAATGCCCGGATCTTCTATTTTTTCAACCGTTCCATTCGGGCCTGAGGCCGGTGAGTTTCTTGCCTGGATGTACCATGGCAACGGCCGCAAACTCTACCAGGAGATGTACGACCAGGGAGGGTATAATGTTCATGTTATTCCTTGCGGCATCATTGCCCCGGAAACCGGTGGATGGTTTAAAAAAGAAATCAACTCCCTGGAAGATATCAAAGGCCTGAAAATCCGTTATTACGGCCTGGGTGGTAAAGTCCTTCAGAAACTGGGCGCTTCCGTGAGCCTGATCCCCGGTGGAGAAATTTTCCCGGCACTTGAAAAAAACGCCATCGAAGCTACCGAGTTCTCCATGCCGGCCATCGATACCCGCCTCGGCTTTTACAAGGTTGCCAAATACAATTACTTTCCCGGTTGGCATCAGCAAGCCACCTTTTTTGAACTGCTGATCAACAAAGACACCTGGAACAGCATGAGCGAAAGCCAGCAGATGCTCCTGGAAATTATCTGTAAAGCCGCCACCTGTGACGCCTATGCCTTTACGGAATCTCTCCAGGCCAAGGTAATGGTTGACAATGTTGAAAATCACGGTGTGGAGAACAAATACTACTCAAAGGAACTGCTTGATGCTTTCGAAAACGCCTGGGAAGAAGTAGCCGAAGAGCTTTCCGCGGAAAGTCCCTTCTTCAAAAAATCCTGGGAAGACCTGCAAGCCTTCCGGGCCACCTATGACTTGTGGGAAAACTACGCCTTCCTGCCGCGCGGTCTGGACAAATAG
- a CDS encoding acyl CoA:acetate/3-ketoacid CoA transferase, which translates to MPEKNKSKIISAEAAVEQIKDGDTIAFGGFVATAIPEEIFAAIEDAYLNHQRPKDLTIMYAAGQGDSDKRGLNHFAHDGLVKRVIGGHWGLAPELARLAIENKVIGYNLPQGIISHMYRDIAAHKPRTISHVGLGTFVDPRDAGGKINDITTEDIVELLEFDGREYLAYKNRPIDVGILRGTTADEDGNITIEKEALTLESLEIATAVHNSGGIVIVAVERIAKRGTLNPKQVKIPGIIVDHVVVSKPENHWQTFAVQYDPSFSGEIKIPMESIPPMAMTERKIVSRRAAFELRSGDIVNLGIGMSEGVAPVANEEGILESITLTAEPGVIGGLPAGGLNFGAATNTSAIIGQPAQFDFYHGGGLDIGFLGLAQADREGNLNVSKFGPRLAGAGGFIDITQNAKRVIFMGTFTAGGLKVAIEDGGIRIEQEGKFKKFLNRVEHVTFSGIYARKMGQKVLYITERCVFELTEKGLALTEIAPGIDLEKDILQQMDFKPVIDGNPRLMDSRIFQLPPMRLKESFRPCSM; encoded by the coding sequence ATGCCAGAAAAGAATAAAAGTAAAATCATATCAGCAGAAGCAGCCGTTGAGCAAATCAAAGATGGCGACACAATCGCCTTTGGTGGATTCGTTGCCACGGCCATTCCGGAAGAGATCTTCGCGGCCATTGAAGATGCGTATTTGAATCATCAACGGCCGAAAGACTTGACCATCATGTATGCGGCCGGCCAGGGGGACAGCGACAAGCGAGGCTTGAACCACTTTGCTCACGATGGGCTGGTGAAACGGGTCATCGGAGGGCATTGGGGCCTGGCACCGGAACTGGCACGGTTGGCCATTGAAAACAAAGTGATCGGATATAATTTGCCCCAGGGGATTATCTCTCACATGTACCGGGATATCGCCGCACATAAGCCACGTACCATCAGCCATGTCGGCCTTGGAACCTTCGTAGATCCGCGTGATGCCGGCGGAAAGATAAACGACATAACCACCGAGGATATCGTGGAGCTGCTTGAGTTCGACGGCCGCGAGTATCTGGCATATAAAAATCGTCCGATAGATGTCGGTATTCTGCGCGGCACAACGGCCGACGAGGATGGGAACATCACCATCGAAAAAGAAGCCCTGACCCTGGAATCCCTTGAGATCGCCACCGCCGTGCACAACTCGGGCGGGATTGTCATCGTGGCTGTGGAACGCATCGCCAAACGGGGCACACTGAATCCCAAACAGGTAAAAATTCCCGGTATCATTGTTGATCACGTGGTCGTATCCAAACCCGAGAATCACTGGCAGACTTTTGCCGTGCAATACGACCCCTCATTCAGCGGAGAGATCAAAATCCCCATGGAATCGATTCCTCCCATGGCCATGACAGAACGCAAGATCGTTTCCCGGCGGGCCGCCTTCGAGCTGAGATCCGGAGATATCGTCAATCTGGGCATCGGCATGTCCGAGGGAGTTGCACCGGTGGCAAATGAAGAGGGCATTTTGGAGTCGATCACGCTTACGGCGGAACCCGGGGTCATCGGCGGCCTGCCGGCCGGCGGGCTCAATTTCGGCGCGGCCACCAACACCAGCGCCATTATCGGACAGCCCGCCCAGTTTGATTTCTACCACGGTGGCGGGCTTGATATCGGTTTCTTAGGTTTGGCCCAGGCTGACCGGGAAGGCAACCTGAACGTCAGTAAATTTGGCCCCAGACTGGCCGGCGCGGGAGGATTCATCGATATCACCCAGAATGCAAAACGGGTGATTTTCATGGGAACCTTTACTGCCGGCGGCCTGAAGGTAGCCATTGAAGATGGCGGCATTAGGATCGAGCAGGAGGGGAAATTCAAAAAATTTCTCAACCGGGTAGAGCATGTCACCTTTAGTGGAATATACGCCCGCAAAATGGGGCAGAAGGTGCTTTATATCACGGAACGCTGCGTCTTCGAACTCACCGAAAAAGGCTTGGCGCTTACTGAAATCGCGCCCGGGATCGATCTTGAGAAGGATATTTTACAGCAGATGGATTTCAAACCGGTCATCGATGGCAATCCGCGCTTGATGGATTCTCGGATCTTTCAGTTGCCGCCCATGCGGCTGAAAGAGTCTTTTCGGCCTTGCAGCATGTAG
- a CDS encoding MBL fold metallo-hydrolase, with protein sequence MKRRNFLKGLAAGSAGLAISSGVGTMTKSAYAKGNKEDFGEVKSIKVECVSETSWFDNATLGKDIKAAGGINTNQYDVAYNEENLGGYAALIEVEALDGKKTKYLLDSGWSNDWMDYVFAQSGIDKMLKNKEIDTMVISHDHIDHYFGIESTLKHQPDIKMYFPSTSMEKSFALLKGADFSKTPGCPKNAYPHTGELIVTKPDKLYKLQDGAAVVFFDAPATLQVRGENVMYFKVKDKGYVTVTGCCHPGILTLINYARRNFKDGKQMYGCYGGLHISPFENWDPKMDDIISGVQQYNMDKIACNHCTGWIWAEKAVKAGLPIVPGTDKFRSYKKVGTLAKANTTNIYTGNGDVVVF encoded by the coding sequence GTGAAAAGACGTAATTTTTTAAAGGGGTTGGCTGCAGGTTCAGCAGGACTGGCCATCAGCAGCGGCGTAGGCACCATGACAAAAAGTGCTTACGCGAAGGGGAACAAGGAAGATTTCGGCGAAGTAAAAAGCATTAAGGTCGAATGCGTATCCGAAACCAGCTGGTTCGACAATGCAACCCTTGGCAAGGATATCAAGGCCGCCGGCGGCATCAACACCAACCAGTACGATGTTGCCTATAACGAAGAAAACCTCGGTGGATATGCGGCCCTGATCGAGGTTGAAGCCCTTGACGGTAAGAAAACCAAATATCTGCTGGACAGCGGCTGGAGCAACGACTGGATGGATTATGTCTTCGCGCAAAGCGGTATCGACAAAATGCTAAAAAATAAGGAAATCGATACCATGGTGATCTCTCACGATCACATCGATCACTACTTCGGTATTGAGAGCACCCTGAAGCATCAACCCGATATCAAGATGTACTTTCCCTCCACGTCCATGGAAAAAAGCTTTGCCCTGCTAAAGGGTGCTGATTTTTCCAAGACCCCCGGCTGCCCGAAAAATGCATATCCCCATACAGGAGAACTCATTGTCACGAAGCCCGACAAACTATACAAGCTTCAGGACGGTGCCGCGGTCGTCTTTTTCGACGCCCCTGCAACCCTTCAGGTGCGGGGAGAAAACGTCATGTATTTCAAGGTCAAAGATAAAGGGTACGTCACGGTAACAGGGTGCTGTCATCCCGGAATCCTGACCCTGATCAACTATGCCCGCCGTAATTTCAAGGACGGAAAACAGATGTACGGCTGCTATGGCGGACTGCACATCTCTCCTTTTGAAAACTGGGATCCAAAAATGGATGATATCATTTCCGGAGTCCAGCAGTACAATATGGATAAAATCGCCTGCAACCACTGCACCGGCTGGATTTGGGCGGAAAAGGCGGTCAAGGCGGGGCTGCCGATTGTACCGGGTACGGACAAGTTTCGGTCCTACAAAAAAGTCGGCACGCTGGCCAAGGCCAACACGACAAATATCTATACGGGGAACGGAGATGTGGTCGTGTTCTGA
- a CDS encoding SDR family NAD(P)-dependent oxidoreductase: MLAVKDSVAVITGGSGGIGMALAEYWIKNQGKVVLADVIPEALEKAKEKLGGDVVTVVCDVTDEADCGRLADTAIDAFGQINLVAPFAGIIMDGLMISPDRETGKITKKMPLEKFQKVVDINLTGVFLTVRECTERMVNNDCRGLVCLISSTGSLGTAGQINYSSTKAAMSVMPKVITAEFFRRGLADKIRCAAVAPGYVGTPMVKNMNQKALEKILNEVPIGRLIEPEEVADLVGAIYQNEALAAETYFIHGGLRLGSRG; encoded by the coding sequence ATGTTAGCAGTAAAAGATTCGGTTGCGGTAATTACCGGCGGCAGTGGCGGTATTGGCATGGCACTGGCGGAATACTGGATTAAGAATCAAGGCAAGGTGGTTTTGGCCGACGTGATTCCCGAGGCACTGGAAAAGGCCAAGGAAAAACTGGGCGGCGATGTGGTCACCGTAGTTTGTGATGTCACCGATGAGGCGGATTGCGGCCGTCTTGCCGATACGGCCATCGATGCCTTTGGACAAATCAACCTTGTCGCGCCCTTTGCCGGCATTATCATGGACGGTTTGATGATCTCTCCCGACCGTGAAACCGGTAAGATTACCAAGAAGATGCCTCTCGAAAAATTCCAGAAGGTCGTCGACATCAATCTCACCGGCGTTTTTCTTACCGTTCGGGAGTGCACCGAACGAATGGTCAACAACGACTGCCGGGGGCTTGTCTGTCTCATCTCCTCCACGGGATCACTTGGAACGGCCGGTCAGATCAACTACTCCTCAACAAAGGCGGCCATGTCGGTGATGCCCAAGGTCATCACCGCCGAATTCTTCCGCCGGGGCCTGGCCGACAAAATCCGCTGCGCTGCAGTGGCCCCCGGCTATGTCGGAACCCCCATGGTCAAGAATATGAATCAAAAGGCCCTTGAGAAAATATTGAACGAAGTCCCCATCGGCCGTCTGATCGAACCGGAAGAAGTCGCCGATCTGGTGGGTGCCATTTACCAGAACGAAGCCCTGGCGGCAGAAACGTACTTTATACACGGCGGCCTGCGTCTTGGCTCTCGGGGATAG
- a CDS encoding TRAP transporter large permease subunit: MEVNDYFVIAMFLTFIGLLFTGFPVAWVLGGVSVLFTAIATISDTYFDTMIGLDYITLGMAVNRIYKYMDNWVLVALPMFIFMGLMLDRSGIAEKMMKSMQELFGKVHGGLAVTVTLIGIILAASTGIIGASVVLLGLLSLPAMMQQGYKKSLALGTIASSGTLGILIPPSIMLVIMADQLGLSVGDLFMGAVGPGILLGILYISFILIYCFLKPEAAPIDPNRRPIEWWMVLDVFKTILPPALLILAVLGSIFAGITTPTEASGVGALGATILAAVNRKLSFKVVIEVMKGCYNTTAYIFAIFFGATSFALVLRCLGGDEFIERAITAIPLGPYGVMAVILGCVFLLGFFLDWIEITLIVLPLIAPVVSTLGFNINGYGVVSNPEMVWFVILIAVTLQTSFLTPPVGFALFYLKGVCPPEVELVDIYKGVVPFIILQLTGLIIIAFWPQLVVWLPAMIYG; this comes from the coding sequence ATGGAAGTAAATGACTATTTCGTAATAGCGATGTTCCTGACCTTCATTGGTCTGTTGTTCACCGGCTTTCCTGTCGCCTGGGTGCTCGGTGGCGTGTCGGTCCTGTTTACCGCCATCGCCACCATCTCGGACACCTATTTCGATACCATGATCGGCCTTGATTATATCACCCTTGGCATGGCGGTTAACCGGATATACAAGTACATGGACAACTGGGTGCTGGTAGCCCTTCCCATGTTCATCTTTATGGGGTTGATGCTGGATCGTTCCGGGATAGCGGAAAAAATGATGAAATCCATGCAGGAGCTTTTCGGCAAAGTCCATGGCGGTCTGGCCGTTACAGTGACCCTGATTGGAATCATTCTCGCCGCATCGACCGGAATTATCGGTGCATCCGTGGTCCTGTTGGGGCTTTTATCCCTTCCGGCCATGATGCAGCAGGGATATAAAAAATCCCTTGCCCTTGGCACCATCGCCAGCTCCGGAACCTTGGGGATCTTGATTCCGCCAAGTATCATGCTGGTTATCATGGCCGACCAGTTGGGGCTTTCCGTTGGCGATCTGTTCATGGGCGCGGTGGGCCCCGGCATCCTTCTCGGCATTCTCTACATCAGTTTCATCCTGATCTACTGCTTTCTGAAACCCGAGGCGGCACCCATCGATCCGAACCGTCGTCCCATTGAATGGTGGATGGTATTGGATGTATTCAAAACCATTCTTCCCCCCGCGCTGTTGATTCTGGCGGTCCTCGGTTCTATTTTCGCAGGCATCACCACTCCCACGGAGGCTAGCGGTGTTGGCGCACTGGGAGCCACCATTCTTGCCGCGGTGAACCGCAAACTTTCATTTAAGGTGGTGATCGAGGTCATGAAGGGATGCTACAACACGACCGCCTACATCTTCGCCATTTTTTTCGGCGCCACCTCATTTGCACTGGTTCTGAGATGTCTGGGGGGAGACGAGTTCATCGAAAGGGCGATTACGGCAATTCCTCTCGGACCTTACGGGGTAATGGCCGTTATTCTCGGGTGCGTTTTCCTGTTGGGTTTTTTTCTGGACTGGATCGAAATTACCCTGATCGTCCTGCCCTTGATCGCGCCGGTGGTCTCAACCCTTGGATTCAATATCAATGGATACGGCGTGGTGAGCAACCCCGAAATGGTGTGGTTTGTAATCTTGATCGCCGTGACGCTTCAGACATCCTTTTTGACACCACCGGTGGGGTTTGCCCTGTTCTATCTCAAGGGGGTTTGCCCGCCGGAGGTCGAACTGGTCGATATCTACAAGGGCGTGGTGCCATTTATTATCCTGCAGCTTACCGGTTTGATCATCATTGCCTTTTGGCCGCAGTTGGTGGTTTGGCTTCCGGCAATGATTTACGGGTAA